One Thermoplasmata archaeon DNA segment encodes these proteins:
- a CDS encoding thymidylate kinase, translating to MKDRTYGTPLPGVSEEPLTGRLIVVEGADASGRSTEVEILREWLEIEGHPVVDTGLRRSTLVSEQIDRAKEGHTLGGATLALLYATDFADQLENKILPSLAAGSTVLADRYIYTLMARAVVRGASREWAQRLYGFALRPDLTVFLDARPEILMHRAISKYGSLDYWESGMDLSISSDRFESFLEYQTRLRHEFGWMEEPYGFRLIDANRRPDQVHRDVAEIVRPLFETPPEKKRRTPVPPTSRLRRAGSE from the coding sequence ATGAAGGATAGGACCTACGGCACCCCGCTGCCCGGCGTATCGGAGGAGCCGCTCACCGGCCGCCTCATCGTCGTCGAGGGAGCGGACGCCTCCGGCCGCTCGACCGAGGTCGAGATCCTCCGCGAGTGGCTGGAGATCGAGGGTCACCCCGTGGTCGACACCGGTCTGCGCCGATCGACGCTGGTGAGCGAGCAGATCGATCGCGCGAAGGAGGGCCACACGCTCGGCGGGGCGACCCTCGCGCTCCTCTACGCCACGGACTTTGCCGACCAGCTCGAGAACAAGATCCTCCCGTCCCTCGCCGCCGGCAGCACCGTCCTCGCCGACCGATACATCTACACGCTCATGGCCCGGGCCGTGGTCCGCGGCGCGTCGCGCGAGTGGGCCCAGCGTCTCTACGGGTTCGCCCTGCGCCCCGATCTCACGGTCTTCCTGGACGCCCGTCCCGAGATCCTCATGCATCGGGCGATCTCCAAGTACGGCAGCCTCGACTACTGGGAGTCGGGGATGGATCTGTCGATCTCCTCCGACCGGTTCGAGAGCTTCCTCGAGTACCAGACGCGCCTGAGGCACGAGTTCGGGTGGATGGAGGAGCCGTACGGGTTCCGACTCATCGATGCGAACCGTCGCCCGGATCAGGTGCACCGGGACGTCGCCGAGATCGTGCGCCCACTCTTCGAGACGCCGCCGGAGAAGAAGCGGCGAACGCCCGTCCCGCCTACTTCCCGATTGCGGAGAGCTGGCTCCGAGTGA
- the sixA gene encoding phosphohistidine phosphatase SixA, translated as MHLYLVRHGPAAPKDPRRWPDDAARPLTPPGVRKTRRAGVGFAREVPHLDRIVSSPARRTHQTAKLFAAAFDAPPRIELWSDLGPGAPPGPILEHLRRTVRAPHAEVLLVGHQPGLEQLIGLALTGDSVPLSRFSKAGAAALEFSRAIRPGAARLEWLVTRSQLSAIGK; from the coding sequence GTGCATCTCTATCTCGTTCGCCACGGACCTGCGGCCCCGAAGGACCCGCGCCGGTGGCCGGACGATGCGGCGCGCCCGCTGACGCCGCCGGGGGTGCGAAAGACACGACGGGCCGGGGTCGGGTTCGCCCGCGAGGTCCCCCATCTCGATCGGATCGTCTCGAGCCCCGCCCGCCGCACGCATCAGACCGCGAAGCTGTTCGCCGCGGCGTTCGACGCTCCCCCACGGATCGAGCTCTGGTCGGATCTCGGCCCGGGCGCACCGCCCGGACCGATCCTCGAGCACCTTCGACGCACCGTCCGGGCCCCCCATGCAGAGGTCCTGCTGGTCGGCCACCAGCCGGGGCTCGAGCAGCTGATCGGGCTCGCGCTTACCGGCGACAGCGTGCCCCTCAGCCGGTTCTCCAAGGCCGGCGCCGCGGCTCTCGAGTTCTCGCGCGCGATCCGGCCCGGAGCCGCTCGATTGGAGTGGCTGGTCACTCGGAGCCAGCTCTCCGCAATCGGGAAGTAG
- the tmk gene encoding dTMP kinase, translated as MADPSSHVHGYPGRLLVFEGLDGSGKSTQARLLGKWLSSQGYRVFHTEWNSSELVSNIIRRGKKKGLLTPTTFSLLHATDFADRFERQILPPLRAGYLVVCDRYSYTAFVRDSARGCDSAWVRNIYDFAPSPDRTYYFRVPVAVTLRRKLASRLKISYYEAGMDLGLSDDITESYLKFQGRLKREYDRMVTPDAFTVIDAERPVERIQMDLRLDLRPLLEDFPTGETLQHEG; from the coding sequence ATGGCTGACCCCTCGAGCCACGTGCACGGCTACCCGGGGCGGTTGCTCGTCTTCGAAGGGCTCGACGGCAGCGGCAAATCGACCCAGGCCCGCCTCCTTGGAAAGTGGCTCTCCTCCCAAGGGTACCGGGTGTTCCACACGGAATGGAATTCCTCCGAACTCGTCTCCAACATCATCCGGCGGGGCAAGAAGAAGGGTCTCCTCACCCCGACCACCTTCTCGCTGCTCCACGCGACCGACTTCGCCGACCGGTTCGAGCGCCAGATCCTGCCTCCCTTGCGCGCGGGGTACCTTGTCGTCTGCGACCGGTACTCCTACACGGCGTTCGTTCGGGATTCGGCGCGGGGGTGCGACTCGGCGTGGGTCCGGAACATCTACGACTTCGCCCCGAGTCCCGACCGTACGTACTACTTCCGGGTGCCCGTCGCGGTCACGCTACGACGCAAGCTCGCATCCCGGCTGAAGATCTCCTATTACGAGGCCGGGATGGATCTCGGGCTCTCCGACGACATCACCGAGAGCTACCTGAAGTTCCAAGGGCGGCTCAAGCGCGAGTACGACCGCATGGTCACCCCGGATGCGTTCACGGTGATCGACGCGGAGCGACCCGTGGAACGGATCCAGATGGACCTGCGCCTCGACCTCCGCCCACTGCTCGAGGATTTTCCGACGGGGGAGACGTTGCAGCATGAAGGATAG